A stretch of Peteryoungia algae DNA encodes these proteins:
- a CDS encoding metalloregulator ArsR/SmtB family transcription factor, translating to MAKRGKTDLHPAMDKTSSRVFHALASDPRRMMLLHLSQATLTAGEIAARFDMAKPSISQHLSILENAELIEGEKKGQYIHYSLKPAALRHALAAMLTATEVAGEEAEAVAREGTAIKVKKPSKKKAGPAESELSAQQPGKASKAQKTEKPAREKPKKADADLPPAPQQMGLLDLLGMN from the coding sequence ATGGCGAAACGCGGCAAGACCGACCTGCACCCGGCGATGGACAAGACCTCGTCCCGCGTCTTCCATGCGCTAGCTTCCGATCCTCGCCGCATGATGCTGCTACACCTCTCCCAGGCGACCCTGACCGCCGGCGAGATCGCAGCCCGTTTCGACATGGCCAAGCCCTCGATCTCCCAGCACCTCTCGATCCTGGAAAATGCCGAGCTGATCGAAGGCGAGAAGAAGGGGCAATACATCCATTACAGCCTGAAACCTGCAGCCCTGCGGCATGCGCTGGCAGCGATGTTGACCGCGACCGAAGTCGCGGGCGAAGAAGCCGAGGCAGTGGCTAGGGAGGGCACGGCCATAAAGGTCAAAAAGCCCTCGAAGAAAAAGGCCGGCCCGGCAGAGTCAGAACTATCCGCCCAGCAGCCTGGCAAAGCCTCGAAGGCTCAGAAGACCGAGAAACCCGCCAGGGAAAAGCCGAAAAAGGCGGACGCCGATCTGCCTCCGGCACCACAGCAGATGGGCCTTCTCGACCTGCTCGGCATGAACTGA
- the ilvN gene encoding acetolactate synthase small subunit, whose translation MNAHLQPTGSAYFIAKETSAIESHTLSVLVDNEPGVLARVIGLFSGRGYNIESLTVSETEHEAHLSRITIVTRGTPGVLEQIKAQLERIVPVHRVLDLTVRARELGQERPIEREVALVKVVSTGEMRAETLRLADAFQAKVVDATVDHFIFEITGKSSKIDQFVSIMKPLGLNEICRTGIAAMNRGPQGM comes from the coding sequence ATGAACGCACATCTTCAGCCGACCGGTTCGGCCTATTTCATCGCCAAGGAAACGTCCGCCATCGAGAGCCATACGCTCTCGGTGCTGGTCGACAATGAGCCGGGCGTTCTCGCTCGTGTCATCGGCCTGTTTTCCGGCCGTGGTTACAATATCGAGAGCCTGACCGTTTCCGAGACCGAGCATGAGGCGCATCTGTCGCGCATCACCATCGTCACGCGCGGCACGCCCGGTGTGCTCGAACAAATCAAGGCGCAGCTCGAGCGGATCGTACCCGTACACCGGGTGCTGGACCTGACGGTCAGGGCGCGCGAACTCGGCCAGGAACGGCCAATCGAGCGCGAAGTGGCGCTGGTGAAGGTCGTTTCGACCGGCGAGATGCGGGCCGAAACGTTGCGTCTGGCCGATGCCTTCCAGGCCAAGGTGGTCGACGCGACCGTCGACCACTTCATCTTCGAGATCACCGGCAAGTCGTCGAAGATCGACCAGTTCGTCTCGATCATGAAGCCGCTCGGCCTCAACGAGATCTGCCGCACCGGGATCGCCGCGATGAACCGTGGTCCGCAGGGCATGTAA
- the serB gene encoding phosphoserine phosphatase SerB — translation MALVATLVANPSNPVLTPALAERAADAVASTRLYWLADGIACDIPIPDGTDAVEAERRLREVITGQPVDIAVQDAETRRKSFLIADMDSTMIGQECIDELAAEVGLKEKVSEITARAMNGEIAFEPALRERVALLKGLPITVIDEVIEKRITLTPGGRELIATMKARGGYTALVSGGFTVFTNRIGATLGFDENRANILIESDGFLTGAVAEPILGRQAKVDALLDIARRLGISPEDTIAVGDGANDLGMLGIAGSGVALHAKPAVAAEASIRIDHGDLTALLYLQGYRKTDFVTG, via the coding sequence ATGGCCTTGGTTGCCACGCTTGTCGCCAATCCGTCAAACCCTGTTCTGACCCCGGCGCTCGCCGAGAGGGCAGCAGATGCGGTCGCATCGACGCGGCTCTACTGGCTTGCCGACGGCATTGCCTGCGACATCCCGATCCCGGACGGCACGGACGCGGTTGAGGCAGAGCGCCGATTGCGTGAGGTCATTACAGGCCAGCCCGTGGATATCGCCGTGCAGGACGCCGAAACCCGCCGCAAATCCTTCCTGATCGCCGACATGGATTCGACCATGATTGGCCAGGAATGCATCGACGAACTGGCAGCCGAAGTCGGGTTGAAGGAAAAGGTGTCTGAAATCACCGCACGCGCCATGAACGGGGAGATCGCATTCGAACCGGCCCTTCGCGAGCGCGTGGCACTGCTCAAGGGCTTGCCGATTACGGTAATCGACGAGGTGATCGAAAAACGCATCACACTGACGCCAGGTGGCCGCGAACTGATCGCCACGATGAAGGCCAGGGGTGGGTATACCGCACTCGTCTCGGGCGGTTTTACCGTGTTTACCAACAGGATTGGCGCCACGCTCGGCTTCGACGAAAACCGCGCCAACATTCTCATCGAGAGTGACGGCTTTCTGACGGGGGCGGTCGCGGAACCGATCCTCGGCAGACAGGCCAAGGTGGATGCGCTGCTCGACATCGCCCGTAGGCTCGGTATTTCCCCTGAAGACACGATTGCCGTCGGCGACGGCGCCAATGATCTCGGCATGCTCGGCATTGCGGGATCGGGCGTCGCATTGCATGCCAAACCCGCCGTTGCCGCGGAAGCCAGTATCCGAATCGATCACGGCGACCTCACCGCCCTCCTCTATCTCCAGGGCTATCGCAAGACCGATTTCGTCACGGGGTAA
- the nthA gene encoding nitrile hydratase subunit alpha: MSGHHHDHDDHHHDNHYSDMQARVKALETLLTEKGLIDPGAIDAIVETYETKVGPRNGARVVAKAWADQNFAEWLKRDATAAITSLGYTGRQGEHMRAVFNTPETHNLVVCTLCSCYPWSVLGLPPVWYKAPAYRSRAVIDPRGVLAEFGVTLPETMGIRVWDSTAELRYLVVPQRPADTEGLAEEALANLVTRDSMIGTGLALSPEALR, translated from the coding sequence ATGTCCGGCCATCACCACGACCACGACGATCATCATCATGATAACCACTATTCCGACATGCAGGCGCGGGTCAAAGCGCTGGAAACCCTTCTGACCGAAAAGGGCCTGATCGATCCTGGTGCAATCGACGCAATTGTCGAGACCTACGAGACGAAGGTGGGCCCGAGAAACGGCGCACGCGTCGTTGCCAAAGCCTGGGCCGATCAAAACTTCGCCGAATGGTTGAAGCGGGATGCGACGGCAGCGATCACGAGCCTCGGCTATACCGGGCGGCAGGGCGAGCATATGCGGGCCGTCTTCAATACGCCCGAGACCCACAATCTCGTCGTCTGCACGCTCTGCTCCTGTTATCCTTGGTCGGTGCTCGGCCTGCCGCCGGTCTGGTACAAGGCGCCGGCCTATCGTTCGCGGGCGGTGATCGATCCGCGCGGCGTGTTGGCCGAGTTCGGGGTGACCTTGCCGGAGACTATGGGCATACGCGTCTGGGATTCGACGGCGGAGCTGCGGTATCTTGTCGTGCCTCAGCGTCCCGCCGACACGGAGGGGCTCGCCGAAGAGGCGCTTGCCAATCTCGTGACGCGGGACTCGATGATCGGCACGGGGCTCGCGCTCTCGCCGGAGGCGTTGCGATGA
- a CDS encoding LysE family translocator, translated as MSVDTLLALALFAFATSITPGPNNMMLFASGVNFGFRRTIPHMFGIGAGFLSLLIAVGLGLGALLAAYPPAFVALKVAGGLYLLWIAWKIGSSRSMGKGEAKARPMTFLGAAAFQWVNPKAWVMAITAMAVYPDPEQYALTVSIVALVFAAVNVPSVSTWAGFGSALREWLSVPVRLKWFNITMALLLVLSLWPMLK; from the coding sequence ATGTCGGTCGATACGCTGCTCGCGCTCGCCCTCTTCGCCTTCGCGACCTCGATCACGCCGGGACCGAACAACATGATGCTGTTCGCCTCGGGGGTGAACTTCGGCTTCCGGCGGACCATTCCCCACATGTTCGGCATCGGTGCCGGCTTTCTCTCGCTGCTGATTGCCGTGGGGCTTGGTCTCGGCGCGCTTCTGGCCGCTTATCCACCGGCCTTTGTCGCGCTCAAGGTCGCAGGTGGGCTCTACCTTCTCTGGATCGCCTGGAAAATCGGCTCGTCACGCTCGATGGGCAAGGGCGAGGCAAAGGCCCGCCCGATGACCTTTCTCGGCGCGGCCGCCTTCCAGTGGGTCAATCCGAAAGCCTGGGTCATGGCGATCACGGCGATGGCGGTCTATCCTGACCCGGAGCAATATGCTCTGACAGTTTCGATCGTCGCGCTGGTTTTTGCCGCGGTCAACGTGCCCAGCGTGTCGACCTGGGCCGGCTTCGGTTCGGCGCTGCGCGAGTGGCTCTCGGTGCCGGTGCGGCTCAAATGGTTCAACATCACCATGGCTTTGCTCCTGGTGCTCAGTCTCTGGCCCATGCTGAAATAG
- the miaA gene encoding tRNA (adenosine(37)-N6)-dimethylallyltransferase MiaA, giving the protein MMEDPSKNSDAILITGPTASGKSALALDFARRHGGIVINADSMQVYDTLRVVTARPSAQEMDGVPHELYGHVPASRSYSTGDWLREMEQLLRQLKEKGRLPVIVGGTGLYFKALTGGLSDMPPVPDALRREIRRRLEVEGAAILHAELGRLDPTAAQRLNASDGQRIVRALEVFRATGRSIVEFQKRSGPMLIDPERSLKLVVLPDRALLHDRINRRFAMMMEEGAVEEVEALLALDLAPEMPALKAIGVSQIADMVAGRISRAEATDRASAATRQYAKRQMTWFRNQVDESWQRIDPVTFRIG; this is encoded by the coding sequence ATGATGGAAGATCCTAGCAAGAACTCAGACGCGATCCTGATAACCGGGCCGACCGCCAGCGGCAAGTCCGCGCTCGCGCTCGATTTTGCCCGACGCCATGGTGGCATCGTGATCAATGCCGACAGCATGCAGGTTTACGACACGTTGCGGGTGGTGACCGCCCGGCCGAGCGCGCAGGAGATGGACGGGGTTCCGCACGAACTCTACGGCCATGTGCCCGCATCGCGCAGCTACTCCACCGGGGACTGGCTGAGGGAGATGGAACAACTCCTGCGACAGCTGAAGGAGAAGGGGCGTCTGCCGGTCATCGTCGGCGGGACGGGGCTCTACTTCAAGGCGCTGACGGGAGGACTTTCGGACATGCCGCCCGTGCCGGATGCGCTGCGGCGTGAAATACGGCGCAGGTTGGAGGTGGAAGGGGCCGCGATTCTGCATGCAGAACTGGGCAGACTGGACCCGACGGCAGCGCAAAGGCTCAATGCCAGTGATGGCCAGCGGATCGTCAGAGCCCTGGAAGTGTTTCGCGCGACGGGACGCTCCATTGTCGAATTCCAGAAGCGCTCCGGGCCGATGCTGATCGACCCGGAGCGCTCGCTGAAACTTGTCGTCCTGCCCGACAGAGCCCTGCTCCACGATCGGATCAACCGGCGTTTTGCGATGATGATGGAGGAGGGGGCCGTCGAGGAGGTAGAGGCGCTGCTTGCGCTTGATCTTGCGCCCGAAATGCCGGCCCTGAAAGCAATCGGCGTGTCGCAGATTGCCGATATGGTGGCGGGCCGGATCAGCCGCGCAGAGGCGACCGATCGAGCCTCTGCGGCGACGCGGCAATATGCCAAGCGGCAGATGACCTGGTTCCGCAATCAGGTGGATGAAAGCTGGCAGCGCATCGACCCGGTTACATTCCGGATCGGTTGA
- a CDS encoding GNAT family N-acetyltransferase: MIIVETERVVLRNWRDEDRDLFREINRDEKVMAFFPFRRSHAECDQLFNRNRDMITGTGLGFYALADRDTDEAMGFCGLAPVDLPGILPEGSVEIGWRLATRFWGKGYVTEAAERLVEHGLTALGLAKIYAFAVQNNDRSIAVMRRLGMEHYRNRDFDHPKVPDTHPQLKRHVLYRTTSRTLKIRKKRNDQFTQT; the protein is encoded by the coding sequence ATGATCATTGTCGAAACAGAGCGGGTCGTTCTTCGCAATTGGCGGGACGAAGACCGTGATCTGTTTCGTGAAATCAATCGGGACGAGAAGGTCATGGCCTTCTTTCCGTTTCGCCGCAGCCATGCCGAATGCGACCAGTTGTTCAACCGCAATCGCGACATGATCACCGGGACCGGGCTAGGCTTCTACGCCCTCGCCGATCGCGACACCGACGAAGCCATGGGCTTTTGCGGCCTGGCTCCCGTCGACTTGCCCGGCATCCTGCCGGAGGGATCCGTTGAAATCGGCTGGCGTCTTGCCACGCGGTTCTGGGGAAAGGGTTATGTCACCGAAGCCGCGGAAAGACTTGTCGAGCATGGGCTGACCGCCTTGGGGCTCGCCAAAATCTACGCCTTCGCAGTCCAGAACAATGACCGATCGATCGCCGTGATGCGGCGCCTTGGTATGGAGCATTACCGGAACAGAGACTTTGACCACCCCAAGGTGCCGGATACACATCCTCAATTGAAACGACACGTATTGTATCGGACCACCTCGAGAACTCTCAAGATACGAAAAAAACGAAACGACCAATTTACTCAGACTTAA
- a CDS encoding ATP-binding protein, which produces MLNDDLHKSGDAGDQERRDGMRPGNRMLGRVVACNGSRATISAVAAEGGTDLTELWSVGRLISITVGKNRVVALAYSMQTEGKDWGEGADNQFLIEVELMGEVYVQEDGKETFSSGISRYPYLGAIAHRIRAADLLRIYDTRLNDTAVIGKLTQDETIDATIHIPSMLSKHFAVVGSTGVGKSTAVSLLLRKAIESDPKLRVLILDPHNEFAAAFPDLAVVIDTDTLDLPFWLMRLDEFAEVLFRGRPPVAEELDILRDLMPEAKRAFRGNESALMRRMADKSSMTADTPVPYRIADLMALIDERIGRLEGRGEKPFLRSLKMRIMSAVNDPRYHFMFSNNTISDTIMETIAHIFRIPGDDRPVSTFQLAGIPSEVVNSVASVLCRMAFELALWSNGAIHMLVVCEEAHRYVPADPNLGFFPTRQAIARIAKEGRKYGVSLGVITQRPGELDQTILSQCSTLFAMRLANDRDQEIIRSAIPDSSISTTSFISSIGNGEAIAFGEAIAVPMRMRFTRVDESALPKANGVTAKNTEETPDTVDLRNIVGRMRAVAGPDISAFQQSFDNGLGRVDIPLAPEGIYDDEEFEDDDEGFGSMSQPLAPPQAPRPMASSMPLAPPPPVTRPAYDPPVQRHTLPSSETPPIEPYRPDMLPRADMPPRAGMEERVRPRTEMPAPAPAYATEPAPATFASQPLRREGSSSLRESILKKPLSSLYKRD; this is translated from the coding sequence TTGTTGAACGATGATCTTCACAAGTCCGGCGACGCCGGAGACCAGGAGCGCCGCGATGGTATGCGGCCAGGCAATCGAATGTTGGGGCGCGTCGTCGCCTGCAATGGCTCGCGCGCGACCATTTCCGCCGTCGCTGCGGAAGGCGGCACCGATCTCACAGAACTCTGGTCCGTCGGCCGACTGATCTCCATCACTGTCGGCAAGAACCGCGTCGTGGCACTGGCCTATTCGATGCAGACCGAAGGCAAGGACTGGGGCGAAGGCGCCGACAACCAGTTCCTGATCGAGGTCGAGCTCATGGGCGAGGTCTATGTCCAGGAGGACGGGAAAGAGACCTTCTCCAGCGGCATTTCGCGCTATCCCTATCTCGGCGCCATCGCACATCGCATTCGTGCGGCCGACCTCTTGCGCATCTACGACACCCGCCTCAACGACACGGCCGTCATCGGCAAGCTGACCCAGGACGAGACGATCGACGCGACCATTCACATCCCCTCGATGCTGTCGAAGCATTTTGCCGTGGTCGGGTCGACCGGCGTCGGCAAATCGACAGCCGTTTCGCTCCTCTTGCGCAAGGCGATCGAGAGCGACCCAAAGCTCCGCGTCCTGATCCTCGACCCTCACAACGAATTTGCCGCCGCCTTCCCGGATCTCGCTGTCGTCATCGACACCGATACGCTCGACCTGCCCTTTTGGCTGATGCGCCTGGACGAATTCGCAGAGGTCCTCTTCCGTGGTCGACCGCCGGTGGCGGAGGAACTCGATATTCTTCGCGATTTGATGCCCGAAGCAAAGCGCGCCTTCCGCGGCAATGAGAGCGCCCTGATGCGCCGCATGGCCGACAAGAGCTCGATGACGGCAGACACGCCCGTCCCCTACCGCATCGCCGACCTCATGGCGCTCATCGACGAGCGCATCGGCCGGCTCGAGGGGCGCGGTGAAAAACCCTTCCTGCGGTCACTCAAGATGCGCATCATGTCCGCGGTCAACGACCCGCGCTATCACTTCATGTTCTCCAACAACACGATCAGCGACACGATCATGGAGACGATCGCGCATATCTTCCGCATCCCGGGAGACGATCGCCCGGTCTCGACCTTCCAACTGGCCGGGATTCCCTCCGAAGTCGTCAACTCCGTTGCCTCGGTGCTTTGCCGCATGGCCTTCGAACTTGCGCTGTGGTCAAACGGTGCAATCCATATGCTTGTCGTCTGCGAGGAAGCTCACCGCTACGTCCCCGCCGACCCCAATCTCGGCTTCTTCCCGACCCGACAGGCCATCGCCCGCATTGCCAAGGAAGGCCGCAAATACGGCGTGTCGCTCGGTGTGATCACCCAGCGCCCCGGAGAACTCGACCAGACCATCCTTTCGCAGTGCTCGACGCTCTTTGCCATGCGCCTCGCCAACGACCGCGATCAGGAGATCATCCGCTCGGCGATCCCCGACAGTTCCATCTCGACCACCAGCTTCATCTCGTCCATCGGCAATGGTGAAGCCATCGCCTTTGGCGAGGCGATCGCCGTTCCCATGCGCATGCGCTTCACGCGCGTCGACGAATCGGCATTGCCCAAGGCGAACGGCGTTACCGCGAAAAACACGGAGGAAACACCGGATACGGTCGATCTTCGCAACATCGTCGGTCGTATGCGCGCCGTTGCCGGCCCCGACATTTCGGCCTTTCAGCAGAGCTTCGACAATGGCCTCGGCCGCGTTGACATTCCGCTTGCGCCAGAGGGCATCTACGACGATGAGGAGTTCGAAGATGATGACGAAGGTTTCGGCAGCATGAGCCAGCCTCTCGCTCCGCCTCAGGCTCCTCGACCAATGGCGAGCAGCATGCCGCTCGCGCCGCCGCCACCTGTCACGCGGCCTGCCTATGACCCGCCGGTCCAGCGACACACATTGCCATCGTCGGAAACGCCACCGATCGAGCCTTATCGTCCCGACATGCTTCCCCGTGCCGACATGCCTCCACGTGCCGGCATGGAGGAGCGCGTCCGCCCGCGCACCGAAATGCCTGCCCCTGCCCCCGCATACGCGACGGAGCCGGCACCCGCGACCTTCGCCTCGCAACCACTGCGCCGCGAGGGCAGCTCCTCGCTTCGGGAAAGCATTCTGAAAAAGCCGCTGTCGAGCCTCTACAAGCGCGATTGA
- a CDS encoding acetolactate synthase 3 large subunit encodes MTGAEIVLRALKDNGVEHIFGYPGGAVLPIYDEIFQQDEIQHILVRHEQGAGHAAEGYARSTGKVGVMLVTSGPGATNAVTPLQDALMDSVPLVCISGQVPTSLIGSDAFQECDTVGITRPCTKHNWLVKDVNQLASVIHEAFRIAQTGRPGPVLVDVPKDIQFATGTYTPPDSHKALKSYQPKVTGDARAIQAAVELMATARRPVIYSGGGVVNSGPEATKLLRELVSLTDFPITSTLMGLGCYPASGKNWLGMLGMHGSYEANMAMHDCDVMVCIGARFDDRITGRLNAFSPDSKKIHIDIDPSSINKNVRVDVPITGDVGRVLEDMVRAWRALPKKPEASQTADWNTSIAKWRARNSFAYTPSKDVIMPQYALQRLYELTKHRDTYITTEVGQHQMWAAQYIGFEQPNRWMTSGGLGTMGYGLPAAIGVQVAHPDALVIDVAGDASIQMCIQEMSCAIQYELPVKVFILNNQYMGMVRQWQQLLHGNRLSNSYTEAMPDFVKLAEAYGGVGIRCEKPGDLDGAIQEMIDVKKPVIFDCRVANLANCFPMIPSGKAHNEMLLPDEATDEAVANAIDAKGRQLV; translated from the coding sequence ATGACTGGCGCCGAGATCGTCCTGCGCGCGCTGAAAGATAACGGTGTCGAGCACATCTTCGGCTATCCCGGCGGGGCCGTGCTTCCGATCTATGACGAGATCTTCCAGCAGGACGAAATCCAGCACATCCTGGTTCGTCACGAGCAGGGCGCCGGCCATGCGGCGGAAGGCTATGCGCGTTCGACCGGCAAGGTCGGCGTCATGCTGGTCACATCCGGTCCCGGCGCTACCAATGCCGTCACCCCGTTGCAGGACGCGCTGATGGACAGCGTTCCTCTGGTCTGCATCTCCGGTCAGGTCCCGACCTCGCTGATCGGCTCGGATGCGTTTCAGGAATGCGATACCGTTGGTATCACGCGTCCCTGCACCAAGCACAATTGGCTGGTCAAGGACGTCAACCAGCTGGCTAGCGTGATTCATGAGGCCTTCCGTATCGCCCAGACCGGTCGCCCTGGCCCGGTTCTCGTCGATGTGCCCAAGGACATCCAGTTCGCCACCGGCACCTATACACCGCCGGATTCGCACAAGGCCTTGAAGAGTTACCAGCCGAAGGTCACCGGTGACGCACGCGCAATCCAGGCCGCCGTCGAACTGATGGCTACGGCCCGTCGGCCGGTGATCTATTCGGGCGGGGGGGTCGTCAATTCCGGCCCGGAAGCCACCAAGCTGCTGCGCGAGCTCGTTTCGCTCACCGATTTCCCGATCACCTCGACGCTGATGGGCCTCGGCTGCTATCCGGCCTCGGGCAAGAACTGGCTCGGCATGCTCGGCATGCACGGTTCCTACGAAGCCAACATGGCCATGCATGATTGCGACGTGATGGTCTGCATCGGCGCGCGCTTCGACGACCGCATCACCGGGCGCCTGAATGCGTTTTCGCCGGATTCGAAGAAGATCCACATCGATATCGATCCGTCGTCGATCAACAAGAATGTCCGCGTCGACGTGCCGATCACCGGCGATGTCGGCCGGGTTCTGGAAGACATGGTTCGCGCCTGGCGGGCCCTGCCGAAGAAGCCAGAGGCTTCCCAGACGGCCGATTGGAATACGAGCATTGCCAAGTGGCGGGCCCGCAATTCCTTCGCCTACACGCCGTCCAAGGATGTCATCATGCCGCAATACGCGTTGCAGCGGCTCTATGAACTGACCAAACATCGCGATACCTACATCACGACCGAAGTCGGTCAGCACCAGATGTGGGCGGCCCAGTATATCGGCTTCGAGCAGCCGAACCGCTGGATGACCTCGGGCGGTCTCGGCACCATGGGCTACGGCCTGCCGGCTGCCATCGGCGTGCAGGTCGCGCATCCCGATGCGCTGGTCATCGATGTCGCGGGCGACGCCTCGATCCAGATGTGCATCCAGGAAATGTCCTGCGCCATCCAGTATGAGCTGCCGGTCAAGGTGTTCATCCTGAACAACCAGTATATGGGCATGGTGCGCCAGTGGCAGCAGCTGCTGCATGGCAACCGTCTGTCGAACTCCTACACGGAAGCCATGCCGGATTTCGTCAAGCTGGCGGAAGCCTATGGTGGGGTCGGTATCCGCTGCGAGAAGCCTGGCGATCTCGATGGTGCCATCCAGGAAATGATCGACGTCAAGAAGCCCGTCATCTTCGATTGCCGCGTCGCCAATCTCGCCAACTGCTTCCCGATGATCCCGTCGGGCAAGGCGCATAACGAGATGCTGCTGCCGGACGAGGCGACCGACGAAGCCGTCGCCAATGCCATCGATGCCAAGGGCCGTCAGCTCGTCTGA
- a CDS encoding aldo/keto reductase yields the protein MHDAIPTVTLPGGEDVPSLGFGTWMMGVDKSVAKVEIDTIRLALDLGMTVIDTAEMYGDGGAERIVGTALKDRREDAFLVSKVLPWNASYSGTIKACHASLDRLGTDHLDLYLLHWRGEYPLDDTVAAMEELKAAGRIRAWGVSNFDIGDMEELLEVADGKNCSVNQVLYNLSRRGIEFDLLPWCQEHGIPVMAYSPIEQGRILDNPELIHIAKAYQATPAQVALAFLLEREGVIPIPKTSSPRRLQENREAVDLDISEDDWARLDAAFPPPARKVPLEML from the coding sequence ATGCACGACGCCATTCCGACTGTCACCTTGCCGGGCGGCGAGGACGTCCCGAGCCTCGGCTTCGGCACCTGGATGATGGGCGTGGACAAGTCCGTCGCAAAAGTCGAAATCGATACGATTAGGCTGGCGCTCGATCTCGGAATGACAGTAATCGACACCGCCGAAATGTATGGTGACGGCGGCGCGGAACGCATTGTCGGCACGGCGTTGAAGGACAGGCGCGAGGACGCTTTCCTCGTCTCCAAGGTCCTTCCATGGAACGCGAGTTACAGCGGCACCATCAAGGCGTGCCACGCCAGTCTCGACCGTCTGGGCACGGATCATCTCGACCTCTATCTCCTGCACTGGCGGGGTGAGTACCCGCTCGACGACACGGTTGCCGCCATGGAAGAACTGAAGGCCGCTGGCCGCATACGCGCCTGGGGTGTTTCCAATTTCGACATCGGCGACATGGAAGAACTTCTCGAGGTGGCTGACGGCAAGAACTGCAGCGTCAATCAGGTTCTCTACAATCTCTCTCGCCGTGGTATCGAATTCGATCTTCTGCCTTGGTGCCAGGAGCACGGCATTCCGGTCATGGCCTATTCACCGATCGAGCAAGGGCGAATTCTGGACAATCCCGAACTGATCCACATCGCCAAGGCGTACCAGGCCACCCCGGCCCAGGTCGCCCTCGCCTTCCTGTTGGAACGTGAGGGGGTGATCCCGATCCCGAAGACCTCGAGCCCTCGCCGCCTGCAGGAAAATCGCGAGGCGGTTGATCTCGACATATCCGAGGATGACTGGGCGCGCCTCGATGCCGCCTTCCCACCGCCGGCGCGCAAAGTGCCGCTGGAGATGCTGTAA